In the Profundibacter amoris genome, AGCCCAGCATCATTGTGAAAAAATACGAGTGCAACCAGTATTCGGACTCCTGCACCATGGTGGAATTCAGGCCAAAGGGTTTGGGCACGCCGAAATAGCGCGTGCCAACGTCATAACAGACGGTAATGACCAGCAGCAGCCCCGCCCATTTGAAGATGCTGGCGATCAGGGTCAGGAACCCGTCAAACGCCGCACTCAGTTTCAACAATGCCTGCATGATATATCTGCCCTTCGCCTTGAATAAGGTGCGCGGCCCTGCCTTTGGGACGGGGCCGCGCGGTCTTGGCTTTTACTTCAGGTACCCGTACTCGGCCCAAAGCTTGTACTCGTCACGATAAGCCTGAAGAGAAGCCCAGACGCGTGCGAAATCCTCATTCGCGGCGGCTTGTTCTTCGGCGACTTCGTTCCACTTTTCCTCGAACACGGCCAGATCATCATCGGACCAGCGATGCAGGGTAACGCCGTTGGCGACCAGTTCTTTCAAAGCTTTGGCCTGAATGGCTTCACCTTCGGCCAGACCCATCGCGACATTTGCCTTACAGGCATTTTCAATGATCGCCTGCTGCTGGTCATCCATCGCGTTCCACTTGTCCATGCCGACCATGAATTCAAGGAAGGTGGACTGTTGATGCCAGCCGGGGAAATAGTAATGCTTGGCGATCTGGTAGAAGCCCAGCTTCAAATCAATCGCTGGCATGGAAAACTCGGTCGCATCAATCGCGCCGCGTTCCAGCGCCGGATAGATATCGGCAGCGGCCAGAAGCTGTGTATCGACCCCCAGCTTTTGCATCACCTTGGCCCCCAGACCAAAGAAGCGCATTTTCAGACCCTTCAGGTCAGCGGTGGATTCAATCGGCTCGCGAAACCAGCCCGAAGCCTCGGGCGCGATGATGCCGCAGATGTTGACGTGGATGTTATGACGCGCGTAAATCTCCTGCATCATTTCCTCGCCGCCGCCGTAATACATCCAGCCCAGATATTCGCCCGCCGAAGGGCCGAACGGAACCGTGGTGAACAGGGTTACAGCAGGTTCCTTGCCCTGCCAGTAACCGGGGGCGGACCAGCCGGAATCAACCGCGCCGGATTTGATCGCATCAAACAGTTCCAGTGCGGGCACCAGCGCGCCGGGTTCGAACATTTTGATCTGGATGCTGCCGCCCGACATCGCGTTGATGTTGGTTTCCAGCTGCTTCCCCAACGTGCCCAGTTGCACCAGCCCCGAAGGAAAGGTCGAGCCCATTTTCAGGCGAATATCTTTCGCGCTTGCACCGCTGACCGTAGCCAGCGTCATTGCCGCACCTACAAGTGTCGCATTAATTAGTTTCTTCATGTTTCAGTCTCCCTATGAATGCCAACCCGAACCGGTTGACGGATGTTAAACGCGGGGTTTGCCCCGTCTGTTATTTTCGGCCTTTATCAGGCAACCCGATCGCCCTTCTTGATTTTTACGGTGCGGTTATCGACCGCCGGCAACATGCGCGACGGATCACGCGTGACCATCACGTCAATCACCGTTGGCCGCCCTGTTTCGGCAAAAGCCGCGGCCAGCGCGGGGGCCAGATCATCGGGGCTTTCCACGCGGATCCCGTGACAGCCCATCGCCTGTGCAACATTGGCATAATTGGTTTCCGACAGGTCCGAGGATTGGTAATTCCCCTCGCCATACATCAGATGTTGAAGAGCCTTGACGTAGCCAGAGGCGGCGTTGTTCACCACAATCACCGTCAGCCCCAGCCCCATGCGCCGCGCGGTTTCCAATTCGCCCAGAACCATGTTGAAACCGCCGTCCCCGGTCAGCCCCACCACCACCGCATCGGGCGCCGCCAGTTGTGCCCCCATCGCGCCGGGCAACCCGTACCCGATGCTGGCAAAGCCACGATCCGGCACAAAGGCGCGGGTGGCTTTCTTTGTGTCAAACAGCAAGCCACCCCAATGGGCCGCAAAGCCGCCATCGGCAATCAGATAGCCATCGTCAGGCAGAGCTTTGTTGATCTCGGTGATCAGGCGAGCCATGTGGACGGGGGATTCACCGGAATAAAGCCGTTCGGACACATCCTGCCGCCACGCCTCCATCGCCGCCGGAATTTCCGCCAGATAACCAGCGCGGCTGGCCTTTTGTTCGGCCGCATTTCCGGCCAGCGCCGCCGTGATGTCCTGCAACCCCGCCTTGGCGTCCCCCCACAGGCGCAAGGTGGGTTGATAGGTGCGACCCATTTCCTCGGCCACGCAATCCAGATGGATCACCCGCGCACCGGCAGCCGGAATGGAATAGCGTTTGGTCGCGATTTCACCCAGCTTGCACCCCACCACCAACAAACAATCGCTTTTGTCGATCAGGTCATTTGCAATCCGGTCATAGCGCCCGAACAACCCCGCACTTAGCGGGCTGTTGCAGGCAATCGCACCTTTTCCGGTCAGCGTATGGGCCACGGGAATACCGCAAGCCTCGGCCAGTTCCGTCACCGCAGATTGCGCGCCAGACAGGTGTATCCCGCCACCCACCAGCATCATTGGCCGTTTCGCAGCGGCCAGCATTTTCGCGGCTTCAACCACCCCGTCCGCATCGGGGCGGCAGCGGATCGCCGGTATCTGGCAATGCGCCGGATCGGCCACGAAGTCAGCCTCGTTAAACTCCAGCATGCCATGCGCCACATCTTCGGGCACCGACACCACCACCGGACCGGGACGGCCCGATGTCGCCAGCATGAATGCCCGCCGGATCAGTTCGGGTATCCGCGCCACCGTTTCCACCCGCAGCAATTCCTTGCAGGCGGGGCGCAGGATGGTCACCTGATCGGTTTCCTGTGTCATGTTCTTGCCCGCGTGATCGCGGTTCGCGTCGCCAATGATCGCCACGATGGGCGAGCCTGCATTCAGCGCCTCGACCAGACCGGTCACAAGGTTGGTCGCCCCCGGCCCCAGCGTGGCATCCACCAGCCCGACGCGATTCGAGACCTTGGCATAGGCATCCGCCGCAAACACCGCACAGCGTTCGTCATTGATCAAGTTGTGGTTCAGCCCCAGCCGCCGCGCCGCGTCATAAAACGGCAACAGCTGGAACCCGCCCATGCCGAACATCGGACCGGCGTCATGGGCCAGCAACATGCGGGCGATGGCTTCGCCACCGGTGATTTCGATATTGCTCATTTGCCCATTGTCTCCTTTGCTGCTGTGACGATCATCTGTTCGGTCACGCGCATTTTATCCTCGAGGTTGGGCGCATAAGCGACCAGTGAACGCGGCGCGCCCAAACGGCGCACAGGGCCGCGCAAAGCGTCGCCCGCCTGTTCCACCACAGTCGCCACCACTTCGGCGCCAAAACCGCCCACGGCCACAGATTCATGCGCCACCACCAGACGGCCGGTTTTACGAACCGAGGCAATCACCGTTTCCTTGTCCCACGGCCACAGGCTGCGCAGATCGATCACTTCGGCATCGACCCCTTGGCCCGCCAGCTTTTCTGCCGCCTGCACGCACAGGTTTGCCGTGTCGGACCAGCTGACCAGCGTCACATCCGCCCCAAGTCGGCGCACCGCCGCATTGCCCAGTTCGATGTCCAGCGAAGTATCCACCTCGCCCTCCATGCCCCAGATGTTTTTGTGCTCCAGATAAACCACCGGATCATCACAACGGATCGCGGCCTTCATCATCGAATAATTGTCCTGCGGCGTGGCGGGGCAGACCACCACCAGACCGGGGATATGCACATACCAGCTTTCCAGCGACTGGCTGTGTTGCGCGGCGGAAGACCGCCACAACCCGATTGGTTTGCGGATAACCATCGGCGCGCGGGACTGGCCGCCGAACATGAACCGCGCCTTGGCGATCTGGTTCACCAATTCGTCCGTCGCGCACAGCGCAAAATCGGAAAACCGCATCTCGACCACAGGCCGCGTGCCCACCATCGCCGCGCCAAAGGCCGCGCCCATTATGGCGGCTTCGGAAATAGGGGTATCGGCCACACGGTCGGGTCCGAATTCATCCTGTAGGCCCAGATATTGGCCAAAGACCGAACCACGCCCCAGATCCTCGCCCACGCACCAGACGGTTTCGTCCGCCTGCATCATTTCGCGTAGCGCCTCGCGGCTGGCCTCGACGAATGTCATTTTCACCATCAGTAAGCCCCCTGCGCGGGGCTGCCGATGTCCTGGACATCCTGCAAGGCCATGTCATCAGCGGGAAACGGGGTGGCTGCGGCATCGGCCAGAACCTGCACCATTTCGGATTGTGCGGCGGTGTGGACCGCGTCCAGCTCGTCCGCGCTTAACCCCATACCCGCCAGAACCGCGCGTTGACGTGTAATCGGGTCATTGGTCTTGGCCTCGTGTTCGGATTCACCCTCGGGCCGGTATCCGGCGGGGTCAAACGAAGTGTGACCGGTCCGCCGGTAGGTGATAGCGTGCAGCATTTCCGGCCCGCCACCCGCGCGGATGCGGGCGGTGATTTCAGCCGTTACATCGGCCACGGCTTCGGCATCGTTGCCATCCACCGTGGTCGCCCGCAGGCCCAGCGCTTCCGCGCGCGCGGCGGCCCCCGGCCCGCCGGTGACGGATGATGTTTTGGTGGTCGCGGAATACTGGTTGTCCTCGCAAACAAAAAGGATTGGCAGATCAAACACCGAGGCCCAGTTCACCCCCTCAAGAAACGGTCCGCGATTGATCGCGCCATCGCCGAAAATATCCACCACGATCCGGTCGCTGCCCTGCAATTTCAACCCATGCGCCGCCCCCGCCGCGATGGTAATATTCGCACCAACAACACCGTTCGCGCCCAGCATCCCGACCCCGAAGTCGGCAATATGCATCGAGCCGCCCTTGCCACCGCAACAGCCGCCCTCACGCCCCAGCAATTCGCGCATCATCGCCAGCGGGTCGGCCCCTTTGGCCAAAGTATGCCCGTGCCCGCGATGGGTCGACAGCAAAATGTCATCACGGTTGAAATTGCACATCACACCGGCGGCAACCGCCTC is a window encoding:
- a CDS encoding TRAP transporter substrate-binding protein, yielding MKKLINATLVGAAMTLATVSGASAKDIRLKMGSTFPSGLVQLGTLGKQLETNINAMSGGSIQIKMFEPGALVPALELFDAIKSGAVDSGWSAPGYWQGKEPAVTLFTTVPFGPSAGEYLGWMYYGGGEEMMQEIYARHNIHVNICGIIAPEASGWFREPIESTADLKGLKMRFFGLGAKVMQKLGVDTQLLAAADIYPALERGAIDATEFSMPAIDLKLGFYQIAKHYYFPGWHQQSTFLEFMVGMDKWNAMDDQQQAIIENACKANVAMGLAEGEAIQAKALKELVANGVTLHRWSDDDLAVFEEKWNEVAEEQAAANEDFARVWASLQAYRDEYKLWAEYGYLK
- a CDS encoding thiamine pyrophosphate-binding protein, which codes for MSNIEITGGEAIARMLLAHDAGPMFGMGGFQLLPFYDAARRLGLNHNLINDERCAVFAADAYAKVSNRVGLVDATLGPGATNLVTGLVEALNAGSPIVAIIGDANRDHAGKNMTQETDQVTILRPACKELLRVETVARIPELIRRAFMLATSGRPGPVVVSVPEDVAHGMLEFNEADFVADPAHCQIPAIRCRPDADGVVEAAKMLAAAKRPMMLVGGGIHLSGAQSAVTELAEACGIPVAHTLTGKGAIACNSPLSAGLFGRYDRIANDLIDKSDCLLVVGCKLGEIATKRYSIPAAGARVIHLDCVAEEMGRTYQPTLRLWGDAKAGLQDITAALAGNAAEQKASRAGYLAEIPAAMEAWRQDVSERLYSGESPVHMARLITEINKALPDDGYLIADGGFAAHWGGLLFDTKKATRAFVPDRGFASIGYGLPGAMGAQLAAPDAVVVGLTGDGGFNMVLGELETARRMGLGLTVIVVNNAASGYVKALQHLMYGEGNYQSSDLSETNYANVAQAMGCHGIRVESPDDLAPALAAAFAETGRPTVIDVMVTRDPSRMLPAVDNRTVKIKKGDRVA
- a CDS encoding alpha-ketoacid dehydrogenase subunit beta, translated to MVKMTFVEASREALREMMQADETVWCVGEDLGRGSVFGQYLGLQDEFGPDRVADTPISEAAIMGAAFGAAMVGTRPVVEMRFSDFALCATDELVNQIAKARFMFGGQSRAPMVIRKPIGLWRSSAAQHSQSLESWYVHIPGLVVVCPATPQDNYSMMKAAIRCDDPVVYLEHKNIWGMEGEVDTSLDIELGNAAVRRLGADVTLVSWSDTANLCVQAAEKLAGQGVDAEVIDLRSLWPWDKETVIASVRKTGRLVVAHESVAVGGFGAEVVATVVEQAGDALRGPVRRLGAPRSLVAYAPNLEDKMRVTEQMIVTAAKETMGK
- a CDS encoding thiamine pyrophosphate-dependent dehydrogenase E1 component subunit alpha translates to MTTADHNTRRARDLLAMMERIRAFEEQACLAAERDKLVLGAIHPSIGQEAVAAGVMCNFNRDDILLSTHRGHGHTLAKGADPLAMMRELLGREGGCCGGKGGSMHIADFGVGMLGANGVVGANITIAAGAAHGLKLQGSDRIVVDIFGDGAINRGPFLEGVNWASVFDLPILFVCEDNQYSATTKTSSVTGGPGAAARAEALGLRATTVDGNDAEAVADVTAEITARIRAGGGPEMLHAITYRRTGHTSFDPAGYRPEGESEHEAKTNDPITRQRAVLAGMGLSADELDAVHTAAQSEMVQVLADAAATPFPADDMALQDVQDIGSPAQGAY